The region ATTCGGTACCGGTGGTTTCAGGACCGTATAACATCAAGACCTATTCTCCCGACCAGATTGTACTGGAACGCAACGACAACTACTGGGGAAACGTCAAGTACGGTGGAAAGAAAGCCGCCCCCAAGTACATCATTCATTCCCTTTACAACGGAAACAACCACTTTAACAGCGCTATGACCAAGGGCAACCTGGACATTTCGTCCGTGTTCCTGCCGCGCATCTGGGACAAGTCCAAGGACTCCATCCGTGCCTGGAGCAGAAACGAGCCCTACCACCAGCCGGGCTCTATTACGACCCTTTTCATTGCGCACCAACGTCCGCCCTTTAACGATGTCGCGCTTCGCCGCGCCATGATGCATGCCATCAACTTCGAAAAGATCAAGTCTCGCGCGGTTTCCAACTACACACCGGTTATCCAGCCGGGGTTCATCTTGCCTTTCGGCACTGAATCCAAGTATTTCAACAAGGAAGATGCCGAAAAATACGGCTACTCCTACGACATCGAAAAGGCGAAATCTATCTTGAGTAGCGCAGGCTACAGCTGGGACGAAAACGGGAAACTGCTCGACAAGAAGGGTGAACCCGTCCGCAGTTTCTCTATCGAATGTCCGCAAGGTTGGACCGACTGGGAAGATGCGATCAAGGTGATCGTCGGCTCCCTGCACGAAGTCGGTTTCTCGGCCGAAGAAAAGTTCGTCGACTACAGCGAATGGGACAAGGACCTGCGCCTTGGGACCTTCGACCTCGCCATGAAGACGCAGACCGCAGAACTTTCTGCCGCCTCTCCGTGGAACCGCTTTGAACAGGTGATGGGATCTGCCGCCTATAAGCCCACCGGTGAAGAAACATTTGCGAACCAGGGCCGCTACAAGAACGACGACGCAGACAAACTAATCCAGAAGATTCCTACCCTTTCGAACGAAAAGGAACTGGCGGATGCCTACCGCGAACTGAACCGGATTTTCATGGAAACCATCCCGGTTCTCCCCGTGATGTACCGCCCCACGCAATACTACCAGTTCTCGACCAAGCATTGGGAAAACTTCCCCACCGAAGAAAATCCCTACGCACCTCCGCAGAGTCTGGTCGTTGCCGCCGGCGTAAAGGCCCTCTGGAGCATCAAGCCCGCGAAGTAGAGTTTTTTCGCAACGAAAATGAAGAATGAGCATATTTCATTCTTCATTTTTAATTTTTCATTTATACAGCCACCCCCTCGAAGCCAGAAATAATCTATTTTTAGCGCGACACTTTTAGTGGAGGACCCTATGGGTAAGTCTCGTTTTATTTTGCCGAACGCTTTTACTAGCATGAATTTTCTGCTCGGTGTATTTGCGATATGCTGGGTAACCGGAGCATTCACGTCTTTTACAAGCGCCGACCCTATCCGCACCGGAGCCTATTTCATTTTGTTGAGCGTTCTGCTGGATAAACTCGACGGTTTTGCAGCAAGACTCGTGAACGCAAGTTCTGAATTCGGAGCGCAGTTTGACAGCCTTGCCGACCTGATTGCATTTGGCCTTGCTCCCGCCTTTACGATTTTCTTTGCCTACAAGACCATTTCCCCGGATTGGTTCCAGGCAAACGGTGCCCTCCTGATTGTAACCTTCTCGATTTACGTTCTCTGCGCCGCCATGCGTCTTGCAAAGTACAACGCCTGCGACAGCGACACCTACCATCATCACTTTTCCGGACTTCCATCTACCTTTGCCGGAGCAATCAACGCAATCCTGATTGTCCATCTCAAGTCGCACGGATTCTTTGACGATCCGAACGGGGTCCA is a window of uncultured Fibrobacter sp. DNA encoding:
- a CDS encoding ABC transporter substrate-binding protein, yielding MNKIYWIAAVCLSVAGVATFVACKDENKSSDGSTQSEYDRSETLYIGGFDWAPPSTFNPLDHDPNFPIDGNCRITYEALLVYNQLDGKLEPMLADRYTISDDKISVHLDPRAKWSDGTPVTVDDVLYTFKIDSLLPTPRHGNWKFLSKVTSEGDNNIAFYFGKTKNPLILLNALAETSILPKSVFEPLIQGAKSGKGYDMNRITEFKNDSVPVVSGPYNIKTYSPDQIVLERNDNYWGNVKYGGKKAAPKYIIHSLYNGNNHFNSAMTKGNLDISSVFLPRIWDKSKDSIRAWSRNEPYHQPGSITTLFIAHQRPPFNDVALRRAMMHAINFEKIKSRAVSNYTPVIQPGFILPFGTESKYFNKEDAEKYGYSYDIEKAKSILSSAGYSWDENGKLLDKKGEPVRSFSIECPQGWTDWEDAIKVIVGSLHEVGFSAEEKFVDYSEWDKDLRLGTFDLAMKTQTAELSAASPWNRFEQVMGSAAYKPTGEETFANQGRYKNDDADKLIQKIPTLSNEKELADAYRELNRIFMETIPVLPVMYRPTQYYQFSTKHWENFPTEENPYAPPQSLVVAAGVKALWSIKPAK
- a CDS encoding CDP-alcohol phosphatidyltransferase family protein — protein: MGKSRFILPNAFTSMNFLLGVFAICWVTGAFTSFTSADPIRTGAYFILLSVLLDKLDGFAARLVNASSEFGAQFDSLADLIAFGLAPAFTIFFAYKTISPDWFQANGALLIVTFSIYVLCAAMRLAKYNACDSDTYHHHFSGLPSTFAGAINAILIVHLKSHGFFDDPNGVQMFLPVFVMLVTGILMVCPLFLPKLQPRKNQLLNIGQAILIVITYICGFMFISDKIPFITEYLLVLCSTYLVVGFGMGLVQRKKIIEEAKEGK